The Myotis daubentonii chromosome 21, mMyoDau2.1, whole genome shotgun sequence genome window below encodes:
- the LOC132222816 gene encoding tight junction protein ZO-1 isoform X3 translates to MSARAAAAKSTAMEETAIWEQHTVTLHRAPGFGFGIAISGGRDNPHFQSGETSIVISDVLKGGPAEGQLQENDRVAMVNGVSMDNVEHAFAVQQLRKSGKNAKITIRRKKKVQIPVSRPDPEPVSENEEDSYDEDVHDHRGGRGGTVSRRSEKSWARDRSASRERSLSPRSDRRSVASSQPARPTKVTLVKSRKNEEYGLRLASHIFVKEISQDSLAARDGNIQEGDVVLKINGTVTENMSLTDAKTLIERSKGKLKMVVQRDERATLLNVPDLSDSIHSANASERDDISEIHSLASDHSGRSHDRAPRHSRSRSPDQRSEPSDHSRHSPQQPSNGSHRSREEERASKPGTVSPPVKHADDRAPKAVEEGPVERNEKAAAALPEPKPVYAQVGQPDVDLPVSPSDGVLPNSTHEDGILRPSMKLVKFRKGDSVGLRLAGGNDVGIFVAGVLEDSPAAKEGLEEGDQILRVNNVDFTNIIREEAVLFLLDLPRGEEVTILAQQKKDVYRRIVESDVGDSFYIRTHFEYEKESPYGLSFNKGEVFRVVDTLYNGKLGSWLAIRIGKNHKEVERGIIPNKNRAEQLASVQYTLPKTAGGDRADFWRFRGLRSSKRNLRKSREDLSAQPVQTKFPAYERVVLREAGFLRPVTIFGPIADVAREKLAREEPDIYQIAKSEPRDAGTDQRSSGIIRLHTIKQIIDQDKHALLDVTPNAVDRLNYAQWYPIVVFLNPDSKQGVKTMRMRLCPESRKSARKLYERSHKLRKNNHHLFTTTINLNSMNDGWYGALKEAIQQQQNQLVWVSEGKADGATSDDLDLHDDRLSYLSAPGSEYSMYSTDSRHTSDYEDTDTEGGAYTDQELDETLNDEVGTPPESAITRSSEPVREDSSGMHHENQTFPPFSPQAQPQPVHRLDSPGLKTASQQKADASSPGPYLSPETNPAPPTSAVNHSVKFTHVRPEAPAPPTSHSPPADSLPTPRAEAARSLLGDHGAAPPSHVDPPQVYRKDPYPEDIIRQNHVVKQPAGGHPALRPDRDPKPSYEPHAPYAEKPASRDLEQPAYRYDSSGYADPFSRHMDHRLRYEERIPAYEEHWSYYEQPYQPRPSDSQHPRDLDSRQHPEEPSERGYFPRFEEPAPLPYDSRPRYDQPPRTSTLRHEEPPAPGYEVHGRYRPEAPPPAGPQAPESKQCYEQYPRSYEQVPAQGFTSKAGRYEPLHGAALVPPLVPASQHKPDVPPPSAKPLPAPPAPAEEEDPAMKPQSVLTRVKMFENKRSASLENRKDENHAGFKPPEAASKPPGAPIAGPKATLQSQFSEHDKTLYRVPEPQKPQPKPPEDIVRSNHYDPEEDEEYYRKQLSYFDRRSFENKPSAHIPAGHLPEPAKPAHSQHPPSLSSYSSKGKSIDADAFGDKRYDSVQPTPPPPPLPSQYSQPPQPSSNSSLHAHAKGAHGEGNSVSLDFQNSLVSKPEPPPSQNKPGTFRTMSREDPAPSTFYPQKSFPDKAPVNGTEQPQKTVAPAYNRFTPKPYTSSARPFERKFESPKFSHNLLPSETAHKPDVSSKVPTSPKTLVKAQPPEFDSGVEAFSTHTEKARYHVNNLSTGPRAVPGSPSAVEEDNDEDGHTVVATARGVFSSNGGVLSSIETGVSIIIPQGAIPEGVEQEIYFKVCRDNSILPPLDKEKGETLLSPLVMCGPHGLKFLKPVELRLPHCDPKTWQNKCLPGDPNYLVGANCVSVLIDHF, encoded by the exons CCCGGAGCCCGTGTCCGAGAATGAGGAGGACAGTTACGACGAGGATGTGCACGATCACAGAGGTGGCCGCGGGGGCACGGTCAGCAGGCGGAGTGAGAAGAGCTGGGCGAGGGACAGGAGCGCGAGCCGGGAGAGGAGCCTGTCCCCGAGATCTGACAGGCGATCGGTGGCCTCCAGCCAGCCTGCCAGACCCACCAAAGTCACGTTGGTCAAGTCCCGGAAAAATGAAG AATATGGTCTCCGACTGGCCAGCCATATCTTTGTGAAGGAAATTTCACAAGACAGCTTGGCAGCGAGAGATGGCAATATTCAAGAAGGCGATGTTGTCTTGAAG ATAAATGGCACCGTGACGGAAAACATGTCCCTGACGGATGCCAAGACGCTGATAGAGAGGTCTAAGGGCAAGCTGAAGATGGTGGTGCAGAGAGACGAGCGGGCCACGCTGCTGAACGTGCCCGACCTCTCGGACAGCATCCACTCTGCCAACGCCTCGGAGAGGGACG ACATTTCAGAAATTCATTCGCTGGCATCAGATCATTCTGGTCGGTCACATGACAGGGCTCCCCGCCACAGCCGGTCGCGATCTCCTGACCAGCGGTCAGAGCCTTCTGACCATTCCAGACATTCGCCACAGCAGCCCAGCAACGGCAG TCACcggagcagagaggaggagagagcgTCCAAACCCGGGACCGTCTCGCCTCCCGTGAAGCACGCGGACGATCGTGCCCCGAAGGCAGTGGAAGAGGGCCCCGTGGAGAGAAACGAGAAGGCGGCAGCCGCTCTTCCAG AACCGAAGCCTGTGTATGCTCAAGTTGGACAACCAGATGTGGATTTACCTGTCAGCCCGTCCGATGGTGTCCTGCCCAATTCCACGCATGAAGACGGGATCCTTCG GCCCAGCATGAAATTGGTGAAATTCAGAAAAGGAGATAGCGTGGGTTTGCGGCTGGCTGGTGGCAATGATGTCGGAATATTTGTCGCTGGCGTTCTAGAAGATAGTCCTGCAGCCAAAGAAGGCTTGGAAGAGGGCGATCAAATTCTCAGG GTCAACAACGTCGACTTCACCAACATCATCCGCGAGGAAGCCGTGCTCTTCCTGCTGGACCTGCCGCGGGGGGAGGAGGTGACCATCCTGGCGCAGCAGAAGAAGGACG TTTATCGCCGCATCGTAGAATCAGATGTAGGAGATTCTTTCTATATCAGAACCCACTTTGAATACGAGAAGGAATCTCCGTATGGACTTAGTTTCAACAAAGGCGAGGTGTTCCGGGTCGTGGATACCCTGTACAATGGAAAACTGGGCTCCTGGCTCGCTATTCGCATTGGCAAGAATCACAAGGAAGTGGAACGAGGCATCATCCCCAATAAGAACAG GGCTGAGCAGTTAGCCAGCGTGCAGTACACGCTTCCTAAGACGGCGGGCGGGGACCGCGCTGACTTCTGGCGGTTCCGGGGCCTCCGCAGCTCCAAGAGGAATCTCCGCAAGAGCAGGGAGGACTTGTCAGCCCAGCCGGTGCAGACCAAGTTCCCAGCCTACGAGAGAGTGGTCCTCCGGGAAG CCGGGTTCCTGCGGCCGGTCACCATCTTCGGACCAATAGCGGACGTGGCCCGAGAGAAGCTGGCGCGAGAGGAGCCGGACATTTACCAGATTGCAA AAAGCGAACCTCGAGATGCGGGGACGGACCAGCGCAGCTCCGGCATCATCCGCCTGCACACGATCAAGCAGATCATAGACCAG GACAAACATGCTTTATTAGATGTCACACCAAATGCAGTCGATCGCCTGAATTACGCCCAGTGGTACCCAATCGTGGTCTTCCTTAACCCCGATTCTAAGCAAGGCGTGAAAACAATGAGGATGCGGTTATGTCCCGAATCTCGGAAAAGTGCCAGGAAGCTATACGAGCGGTCTCATAAACTGCGTAAAAATAATCACCATCTTTTTACCA ccaCAATTAACTTAAATTCAATGAATGACGGCTGGTATGGTGCGCTGAAGGAAGCCATTCAGCAACAGCAGAACCAGCTGGTTTGGGTCTCAGAGGGAAAG GCGGATGGTGCTACCAGTGATGACCTTGACTTGCATGACGATCGCCTGTCCTACCTGTCAGCCCCAGGTAGTGAATACTCAATGTATAGCACGGACAGTAGACACACTTCTGACTATgaagacacagacacagaagGCGGGGCCTACACTGATCAAGAACTAGATGAGACTCTTAATGATGAGGTGGGGACCCCCCCGGAGTCCGCCATTACCCGGTCCTCTGAGCCCGTAAGAGAGGATTCCTCTGGGATGCATCACGAAAACCAGACATTTCCTCCCTTCTCACCACAAGCGCAGCCACAGCCCGTTCATAGACTAGACTCCCCGGGACTTAAAACAGCCTCTCAACAG AAAGCAGACGCCTCATCTCCAGGCCCTTACCTTTCGCCCGAAACAAACCCAGCACCACCCACCTCTGCTGTCAATCACAGTGTCAAGTTCACTCATGTCAGACCGGAGGCgcccgcccctcccacctctcactcCCCACCAGCTGACTCTTTGCCAACACCCAGGGCCGAGGCCGCCCGCTCCCTGCTCGGGGACCACGGAGCTGCACCGCCGTCGCATGTAGACCCACCACAG GTGTACCGAAAGGACCCCTACCCCGAGGACATCATCCGGCAGAATCACGTGGTGAAGCAGCCGGCCGGGGGGCATCCCGCGCTGAGGCCCGACAGGGACCCCAAGCCGAGCTACGAGCCCCACGCCCCGTACGCGGAGAAGCCAGCCAGCAGGGACCTGGAGCAGCCCGCGTACAGATACGACTCCTCTGGCTACGCAGACCCGTTCTCGCGGCACATGGACCACCGCCTGCGCTATGAGGAGCGCATCCCTGCCTACGAGGAGCACTGGTCCTACTACGAGCAGCCCTACCAGCCCCGGCCCTCTGACAGTCAGCACCCCCGGGACCTGGACTCCAGGCAGCACCCCGAAGAGCCCTCGGAGCGGGGCTACTTCCCGCGGTTCGAGGAGCCAGCCCCTCTGCCCTATGACAGCAGACCCCGCTACGACCAGCCGCCCAGGACCTCCACCCTGCGGCACGAGGAGCCCCCGGCTCCCGGGTATGAGGTGCACGGCAGGTACAGGCCCGAGGCGCCGCCCCCCGCgggcccccaggcccctgagtCCAAGCAGTGTTATGAGCAGTACCCACGGAGCTACGAGCAAGTCCCCGCACAAGGCTTTACCTCGAAGGCAGGCCGCTACGAGCCGCTCCACGGTGCTGCACTGGTCCCTCCTCTCGTACCTGCCTCTCAGCACAAGCCGGACGTGCCGCCGCCCAGCGCCAAGCCCCTGCCCGCACCCCCCGCTCCCGCCGAGGAGGAGGACCCGGCCATGAAGCCGCAGTCCGTGCTCACCCGGGTGAAGATGTTTGAGAACAAGCGGTCTGCGTCCTTGGAGAACAGGAAGGACGAGAACCACGCGGGCTTTAAG CCTCCAGAGGCAGCGTCCAAGCCGCCAGGGGCTCCCATCGCGGGTCCTAAAGCCACTCTTCAGAGTCAGTTCAGTGAACACGACAAGACCCTGTACAG GGTCCCAGAACCGCAAAAGCCTCAGCCGAAGCCCCCAGAAGATATTGTCCGGTCCAACCACTACGACCCCGAGGAAGACGAAGAGTACTACCGGAAGCAGCTCTCCTACTTCGACCGGAGAAGTTTTGAGAACAAGCCCTCCGCACACATTCCCGCAGGCCACCTCCCAGAGCCGGCCAAGCCGGCTCACTCCCAGCATCCGCCCAGCCTTTCTAGTTATTCCTCGAA GGGCAAGTCTATTGACGCTGATGCCTTCGGTGACAAACGCTATGACTCAGTCCAGCccacgccacccccacccccgctgccctCCCAGTactcccagcctccccagcccagctccaACTCCTCGCTCCACGCCCACGCCAAGGGAGCCCACGGGGAAG GTAATTCGGTGTCATTGGATTTTCAGAATTCTTTAGTGTCCAAACCAGAACCACCTCCATCTCAGAACAAGCCAGGCACTTTCAGAACAATGAGCCGAGAGGATCCTGCCCCGTCTACCTTCTACCCCCAGAAAAGTTTCCCAGATAAAGCGCCAGTGAACGGCACTGAACAGCCTCAGAAAACAGTCGCCCCAGCCTACAACCGCTTCACCCCCAAGCCGTACACCAGCTCCGCGCGGCCATTCGAGCGCAAGTTTGAAAGCCCTAAATTCAGCCACAACCTTCTGCCGAGTGAAACGGCGCACAAGCCTGACGTGTCTTCAAAAGTCCCGACTTCTCCCAAGACCCTGGTGAAGGCCCAGCCTCCCGAGTTTGACAGCGGCGTGGAGGCCTTCTCCACCCACACGGAGAAGGCCCGGTACCACGTGAACAACCTCAGCACCGGGCCCAGAGCCGTTCCTGGGAG CCCGTCGGCGGTGGAGGAGGACAATGACGAGGACGGCCACACCGTGGTGGCCACGGCCCGGGGCGTGTTCAGCAGCAACGGCGGGGTGCTGAGCTCCATCGAGACCGGCGTCAGCATCATCATCCCCCAGGGCGCCATCCCGGAGGGCGTGGAGCAGGAGATCTACTTCAAGGTCTGCCGCGACAACAGCATCCTCCCGCCCCTCGACAAGGAGAAAG GTGAGACGCTGCTGAGCCCGCTGGTGATGTGTGGGCCCCACGGCCTCAAGTTCCTGAAGCCCGTGGAGCTGCGCCTGCCACACT GTGATCCTAAAACCTGGCAAAACAAGTGTCTTCCTGGAGATCCGAATTACCTGGTGGGAGCCAACTGCGTCTCTGTCCTGATCGACCACTTCTAA
- the LOC132222816 gene encoding tight junction protein ZO-1 isoform X2, which yields MSARAAAAKSTAMEETAIWEQHTVTLHRAPGFGFGIAISGGRDNPHFQSGETSIVISDVLKGGPAEGQLQENDRVAMVNGVSMDNVEHAFAVQQLRKSGKNAKITIRRKKKVQIPVSRPDPEPVSENEEDSYDEDVHDHRGGRGGTVSRRSEKSWARDRSASRERSLSPRSDRRSVASSQPARPTKVTLVKSRKNEEYGLRLASHIFVKEISQDSLAARDGNIQEGDVVLKINGTVTENMSLTDAKTLIERSKGKLKMVVQRDERATLLNVPDLSDSIHSANASERDDISEIHSLASDHSGRSHDRAPRHSRSRSPDQRSEPSDHSRHSPQQPSNGSHRSREEERASKPGTVSPPVKHADDRAPKAVEEGPVERNEKAAAALPEPKPVYAQVGQPDVDLPVSPSDGVLPNSTHEDGILRPSMKLVKFRKGDSVGLRLAGGNDVGIFVAGVLEDSPAAKEGLEEGDQILRVNNVDFTNIIREEAVLFLLDLPRGEEVTILAQQKKDVYRRIVESDVGDSFYIRTHFEYEKESPYGLSFNKGEVFRVVDTLYNGKLGSWLAIRIGKNHKEVERGIIPNKNRAEQLASVQYTLPKTAGGDRADFWRFRGLRSSKRNLRKSREDLSAQPVQTKFPAYERVVLREAGFLRPVTIFGPIADVAREKLAREEPDIYQIAKSEPRDAGTDQRSSGIIRLHTIKQIIDQDKHALLDVTPNAVDRLNYAQWYPIVVFLNPDSKQGVKTMRMRLCPESRKSARKLYERSHKLRKNNHHLFTTTINLNSMNDGWYGALKEAIQQQQNQLVWVSEGKADGATSDDLDLHDDRLSYLSAPGSEYSMYSTDSRHTSDYEDTDTEGGAYTDQELDETLNDEVGTPPESAITRSSEPVREDSSGMHHENQTFPPFSPQAQPQPVHRLDSPGLKTASQQKADASSPGPYLSPETNPAPPTSAVNHSVKFTHVRPEAPAPPTSHSPPADSLPTPRAEAARSLLGDHGAAPPSHVDPPQVYRKDPYPEDIIRQNHVVKQPAGGHPALRPDRDPKPSYEPHAPYAEKPASRDLEQPAYRYDSSGYADPFSRHMDHRLRYEERIPAYEEHWSYYEQPYQPRPSDSQHPRDLDSRQHPEEPSERGYFPRFEEPAPLPYDSRPRYDQPPRTSTLRHEEPPAPGYEVHGRYRPEAPPPAGPQAPESKQCYEQYPRSYEQVPAQGFTSKAGRYEPLHGAALVPPLVPASQHKPDVPPPSAKPLPAPPAPAEEEDPAMKPQSVLTRVKMFENKRSASLENRKDENHAGFKPPEAASKPPGAPIAGPKATLQSQFSEHDKTLYRVPEPQKPQPKPPEDIVRSNHYDPEEDEEYYRKQLSYFDRRSFENKPSAHIPAGHLPEPAKPAHSQHPPSLSSYSSKGKSIDADAFGDKRYDSVQPTPPPPPLPSQYSQPPQPSSNSSLHAHAKGAHGEGNSVSLDFQNSLVSKPEPPPSQNKPGTFRTMSREDPAPSTFYPQKSFPDKAPVNGTEQPQKTVAPAYNRFTPKPYTSSARPFERKFESPKFSHNLLPSETAHKPDVSSKVPTSPKTLVKAQPPEFDSGVEAFSTHTEKARYHVNNLSTGPRAVPGSPSAVEEDNDEDGHTVVATARGVFSSNGGVLSSIETGVSIIIPQGAIPEGVEQEIYFKVCRDNSILPPLDKEKGETLLSPLVMCGPHGLKFLKPVELRLPHCASMTPDGDPKTWQNKCLPGDPNYLVGANCVSVLIDHF from the exons CCCGGAGCCCGTGTCCGAGAATGAGGAGGACAGTTACGACGAGGATGTGCACGATCACAGAGGTGGCCGCGGGGGCACGGTCAGCAGGCGGAGTGAGAAGAGCTGGGCGAGGGACAGGAGCGCGAGCCGGGAGAGGAGCCTGTCCCCGAGATCTGACAGGCGATCGGTGGCCTCCAGCCAGCCTGCCAGACCCACCAAAGTCACGTTGGTCAAGTCCCGGAAAAATGAAG AATATGGTCTCCGACTGGCCAGCCATATCTTTGTGAAGGAAATTTCACAAGACAGCTTGGCAGCGAGAGATGGCAATATTCAAGAAGGCGATGTTGTCTTGAAG ATAAATGGCACCGTGACGGAAAACATGTCCCTGACGGATGCCAAGACGCTGATAGAGAGGTCTAAGGGCAAGCTGAAGATGGTGGTGCAGAGAGACGAGCGGGCCACGCTGCTGAACGTGCCCGACCTCTCGGACAGCATCCACTCTGCCAACGCCTCGGAGAGGGACG ACATTTCAGAAATTCATTCGCTGGCATCAGATCATTCTGGTCGGTCACATGACAGGGCTCCCCGCCACAGCCGGTCGCGATCTCCTGACCAGCGGTCAGAGCCTTCTGACCATTCCAGACATTCGCCACAGCAGCCCAGCAACGGCAG TCACcggagcagagaggaggagagagcgTCCAAACCCGGGACCGTCTCGCCTCCCGTGAAGCACGCGGACGATCGTGCCCCGAAGGCAGTGGAAGAGGGCCCCGTGGAGAGAAACGAGAAGGCGGCAGCCGCTCTTCCAG AACCGAAGCCTGTGTATGCTCAAGTTGGACAACCAGATGTGGATTTACCTGTCAGCCCGTCCGATGGTGTCCTGCCCAATTCCACGCATGAAGACGGGATCCTTCG GCCCAGCATGAAATTGGTGAAATTCAGAAAAGGAGATAGCGTGGGTTTGCGGCTGGCTGGTGGCAATGATGTCGGAATATTTGTCGCTGGCGTTCTAGAAGATAGTCCTGCAGCCAAAGAAGGCTTGGAAGAGGGCGATCAAATTCTCAGG GTCAACAACGTCGACTTCACCAACATCATCCGCGAGGAAGCCGTGCTCTTCCTGCTGGACCTGCCGCGGGGGGAGGAGGTGACCATCCTGGCGCAGCAGAAGAAGGACG TTTATCGCCGCATCGTAGAATCAGATGTAGGAGATTCTTTCTATATCAGAACCCACTTTGAATACGAGAAGGAATCTCCGTATGGACTTAGTTTCAACAAAGGCGAGGTGTTCCGGGTCGTGGATACCCTGTACAATGGAAAACTGGGCTCCTGGCTCGCTATTCGCATTGGCAAGAATCACAAGGAAGTGGAACGAGGCATCATCCCCAATAAGAACAG GGCTGAGCAGTTAGCCAGCGTGCAGTACACGCTTCCTAAGACGGCGGGCGGGGACCGCGCTGACTTCTGGCGGTTCCGGGGCCTCCGCAGCTCCAAGAGGAATCTCCGCAAGAGCAGGGAGGACTTGTCAGCCCAGCCGGTGCAGACCAAGTTCCCAGCCTACGAGAGAGTGGTCCTCCGGGAAG CCGGGTTCCTGCGGCCGGTCACCATCTTCGGACCAATAGCGGACGTGGCCCGAGAGAAGCTGGCGCGAGAGGAGCCGGACATTTACCAGATTGCAA AAAGCGAACCTCGAGATGCGGGGACGGACCAGCGCAGCTCCGGCATCATCCGCCTGCACACGATCAAGCAGATCATAGACCAG GACAAACATGCTTTATTAGATGTCACACCAAATGCAGTCGATCGCCTGAATTACGCCCAGTGGTACCCAATCGTGGTCTTCCTTAACCCCGATTCTAAGCAAGGCGTGAAAACAATGAGGATGCGGTTATGTCCCGAATCTCGGAAAAGTGCCAGGAAGCTATACGAGCGGTCTCATAAACTGCGTAAAAATAATCACCATCTTTTTACCA ccaCAATTAACTTAAATTCAATGAATGACGGCTGGTATGGTGCGCTGAAGGAAGCCATTCAGCAACAGCAGAACCAGCTGGTTTGGGTCTCAGAGGGAAAG GCGGATGGTGCTACCAGTGATGACCTTGACTTGCATGACGATCGCCTGTCCTACCTGTCAGCCCCAGGTAGTGAATACTCAATGTATAGCACGGACAGTAGACACACTTCTGACTATgaagacacagacacagaagGCGGGGCCTACACTGATCAAGAACTAGATGAGACTCTTAATGATGAGGTGGGGACCCCCCCGGAGTCCGCCATTACCCGGTCCTCTGAGCCCGTAAGAGAGGATTCCTCTGGGATGCATCACGAAAACCAGACATTTCCTCCCTTCTCACCACAAGCGCAGCCACAGCCCGTTCATAGACTAGACTCCCCGGGACTTAAAACAGCCTCTCAACAG AAAGCAGACGCCTCATCTCCAGGCCCTTACCTTTCGCCCGAAACAAACCCAGCACCACCCACCTCTGCTGTCAATCACAGTGTCAAGTTCACTCATGTCAGACCGGAGGCgcccgcccctcccacctctcactcCCCACCAGCTGACTCTTTGCCAACACCCAGGGCCGAGGCCGCCCGCTCCCTGCTCGGGGACCACGGAGCTGCACCGCCGTCGCATGTAGACCCACCACAG GTGTACCGAAAGGACCCCTACCCCGAGGACATCATCCGGCAGAATCACGTGGTGAAGCAGCCGGCCGGGGGGCATCCCGCGCTGAGGCCCGACAGGGACCCCAAGCCGAGCTACGAGCCCCACGCCCCGTACGCGGAGAAGCCAGCCAGCAGGGACCTGGAGCAGCCCGCGTACAGATACGACTCCTCTGGCTACGCAGACCCGTTCTCGCGGCACATGGACCACCGCCTGCGCTATGAGGAGCGCATCCCTGCCTACGAGGAGCACTGGTCCTACTACGAGCAGCCCTACCAGCCCCGGCCCTCTGACAGTCAGCACCCCCGGGACCTGGACTCCAGGCAGCACCCCGAAGAGCCCTCGGAGCGGGGCTACTTCCCGCGGTTCGAGGAGCCAGCCCCTCTGCCCTATGACAGCAGACCCCGCTACGACCAGCCGCCCAGGACCTCCACCCTGCGGCACGAGGAGCCCCCGGCTCCCGGGTATGAGGTGCACGGCAGGTACAGGCCCGAGGCGCCGCCCCCCGCgggcccccaggcccctgagtCCAAGCAGTGTTATGAGCAGTACCCACGGAGCTACGAGCAAGTCCCCGCACAAGGCTTTACCTCGAAGGCAGGCCGCTACGAGCCGCTCCACGGTGCTGCACTGGTCCCTCCTCTCGTACCTGCCTCTCAGCACAAGCCGGACGTGCCGCCGCCCAGCGCCAAGCCCCTGCCCGCACCCCCCGCTCCCGCCGAGGAGGAGGACCCGGCCATGAAGCCGCAGTCCGTGCTCACCCGGGTGAAGATGTTTGAGAACAAGCGGTCTGCGTCCTTGGAGAACAGGAAGGACGAGAACCACGCGGGCTTTAAG CCTCCAGAGGCAGCGTCCAAGCCGCCAGGGGCTCCCATCGCGGGTCCTAAAGCCACTCTTCAGAGTCAGTTCAGTGAACACGACAAGACCCTGTACAG GGTCCCAGAACCGCAAAAGCCTCAGCCGAAGCCCCCAGAAGATATTGTCCGGTCCAACCACTACGACCCCGAGGAAGACGAAGAGTACTACCGGAAGCAGCTCTCCTACTTCGACCGGAGAAGTTTTGAGAACAAGCCCTCCGCACACATTCCCGCAGGCCACCTCCCAGAGCCGGCCAAGCCGGCTCACTCCCAGCATCCGCCCAGCCTTTCTAGTTATTCCTCGAA GGGCAAGTCTATTGACGCTGATGCCTTCGGTGACAAACGCTATGACTCAGTCCAGCccacgccacccccacccccgctgccctCCCAGTactcccagcctccccagcccagctccaACTCCTCGCTCCACGCCCACGCCAAGGGAGCCCACGGGGAAG GTAATTCGGTGTCATTGGATTTTCAGAATTCTTTAGTGTCCAAACCAGAACCACCTCCATCTCAGAACAAGCCAGGCACTTTCAGAACAATGAGCCGAGAGGATCCTGCCCCGTCTACCTTCTACCCCCAGAAAAGTTTCCCAGATAAAGCGCCAGTGAACGGCACTGAACAGCCTCAGAAAACAGTCGCCCCAGCCTACAACCGCTTCACCCCCAAGCCGTACACCAGCTCCGCGCGGCCATTCGAGCGCAAGTTTGAAAGCCCTAAATTCAGCCACAACCTTCTGCCGAGTGAAACGGCGCACAAGCCTGACGTGTCTTCAAAAGTCCCGACTTCTCCCAAGACCCTGGTGAAGGCCCAGCCTCCCGAGTTTGACAGCGGCGTGGAGGCCTTCTCCACCCACACGGAGAAGGCCCGGTACCACGTGAACAACCTCAGCACCGGGCCCAGAGCCGTTCCTGGGAG CCCGTCGGCGGTGGAGGAGGACAATGACGAGGACGGCCACACCGTGGTGGCCACGGCCCGGGGCGTGTTCAGCAGCAACGGCGGGGTGCTGAGCTCCATCGAGACCGGCGTCAGCATCATCATCCCCCAGGGCGCCATCCCGGAGGGCGTGGAGCAGGAGATCTACTTCAAGGTCTGCCGCGACAACAGCATCCTCCCGCCCCTCGACAAGGAGAAAG GTGAGACGCTGCTGAGCCCGCTGGTGATGTGTGGGCCCCACGGCCTCAAGTTCCTGAAGCCCGTGGAGCTGCGCCTGCCACACTGTGCGTCCATGACTCCTGACG GTGATCCTAAAACCTGGCAAAACAAGTGTCTTCCTGGAGATCCGAATTACCTGGTGGGAGCCAACTGCGTCTCTGTCCTGATCGACCACTTCTAA